GTCAAGCCTTTATTGATTCGCCAATGTTGAATGCAGAATTACAAAAATCGGATTTTGTATTTAGCAATAATTTCTTTGTAGCGGGACAAGTAGCGATGGCGATCCAGCCATTGGGTAAAAAAATTACTTGTTTTGATGAAGATCTGCGTGGATTTGCCTATTGGAGTAAAGCTGAAGATTTCGTTGGCAAGAGTTCTTTGTACATCACTTCAGAACAATTTATGAAGGATGAGAGATTTCCCAAACCTCTCGAAAAGTACAAAGGTTACTTTCAATCCTTAGAAAAAATTGCGGATATTCCCATTAAACGCGGAGGTCAAGCAGTCCAAATTTTCCCAGTATATCGCGCTTCACCAATGTTAAAAGCATATCCACGCCCCTATGGATAGCTAAGAGCCCCCCGATAAAAAACAAGAGAGATGAGTTCTCTCTTGTTTTTTATCGCAATGTAATACCAATTCACAAAAGTGTGACAACACTTTTGTGAATTAAAAACCAAACCCTGTAAGGGTTTTAAAAACACAAAATGGCTGCGCCACTCAAAACTCAAATTAATAAAGGCGGAGCGAAGCTCCACCTTTATTAATTTGGGTTTTATGTCCTAATCAAAGCTTACATGGGCATATGTCTTGACTTGACGGGCTATAGCTACATCAAAAATTAGTGGTGTGGGACAAATCCCCGACACCACTAATTTTTAGCTGGTAATGTCGTAGTAGCAGCTTTTAACTCATTGAGTTTTATGTTTTGGCTACGGATGCGGCGAGATAGCAGACGAATAATATTGACAGCAATATCGGGAGTCTCATCGATCGCTTCATATAGTTGTTGCTGCGTTAGCACCAGACAATCACAACCAGAAATCGCTGTCACCGAAGCCGATCGCGGTTCCGCGTCAAAAAGTGACATTTCTCCAAAGCAACTACCTTTCTCTAACAGGGCTAGTTCCTGACCCTTTGAATGCACCCGCACCTGACCTGCAACAACAATATATAGGGATCGCCCTTCCTGACCTTCTAAAAAAATTATTTTGCCAGGTGGATAGGAAACCTCGTTCATGATCGAAGCAAGGCGAACCAAAAAGTCATCACGCAATTCCTTGAAAATCGGAACTCCGCGCACCAATAGTAATCGATCAATACTGGTTAACATCGCCTAAGATTCCCCATCCCTATTTGGTTTGCCGCTCATTCTGGCTCTTATTTCAGTATCTAAATCTTGACTGTCATGCAAATTATCACTTAGATTTAGGGTGTTTTTCCCATTATTTTGAAAGTAATGGGAAATTGCCCTCGCTTGAGCAAGCACCAAAGAATCTCGATCGTTTAGCAAATGTGGCAAAACCTTGATCAGCGATCGCGGTGAAGCGACTTGCAAATAAGCAATCACTGCCTCCCTGACAAAACCTGTGGGATGTTCTAGACATTTCAACATCGCATCCGCAGGCAGTCTCCAATGTTCTGTGCGTCCCACATGAAAACAGCAAGCTAAAGTCCAATCTGATAAGCAATAGCGTATATCTACAAGTTGTTGTAAGCGGCTAGATGGTGACAGAGGCTCATAAGTATGAAGGTTAGAGAGGATACTTAATTTGTCAGCGATCGAGCGATTATCAACCACAGACAAAATAATTTGTTTAACACTCAAGTCAACAGTATTGTCCAAAATTTCCATGCCACGAGCAAGGCTGCTCTTGGAGTCAGACAGAATATTAAAAGCCGCCGCCTGAATGGCTGATGCTGAATAAAGCAATTTCATCATTAGAAAAATTCGCTCTAAGCTATTGATAGCTTCATTCCGTAAAGAATCAAGCAATAAGCCAGCTTCTGTGCTTGAGCTTTCATCAATAGACATATCTACTACTCCCGCCCAAACCTCCGTCATCACTCCTAGCTCTTGAATCACCATTTTTTCAATACCACTACGCCCTATCAGTTCCAGAACCGCTTCAATACCATGCTCTTGAGGAATCCTAATTAGGGTGCGTAAGATTTGTCGTCGATGCTTACCCCAAGATTTAGCTAAATTATTGGCAAGTACCGAAATAGATGCCTGAGAGCCTATTTCCCCCAAAATATCCCAAGCCTGCATCCGCACATTATCAGGACTGCGATCGCTACAGGATAGCTCTAACAAAGATGGAATTGCATCATCTCCAAGAGCTACCAGAGCTTCATAGGAGGCTTTGCGCGTTGCTTTATAATGCAGACCGCGAATAATCGATGGGAAATATTCACTAGCACGAGTAGCTGCGATCGCTCTTAGTAATGCACATCGCACTTCAATCGATGGATCTTGCAATAATTGTGGTACATAAAAACGCAAAGACTGCATAAAAGCCGCTTCTGCCAAAGCCCGACAGCCAAGCACTCGCTCAGGCTGTGATGAACTGGTGATCATATGCCGCAAAGTATTGGTTGCTTCAGCAACCTGTGACGAAGCCCCTAGCCTCATCATCAGAGCGACGGCAGTACCACGAATAATTGGATTTTGTTCTGGCCCCAGATATTTCCGTAATCCGTCAATATCACGATTTTTTTCATCAGCCAGCAACACGTAGCGTAAGCATAAAGCTTGTACCTGAGGTGATGCATTAGGTGATTGCATCACCTCGCGAATATAAGTCAAATATCTAGGTTCAGGATTTTCTAGCATTGCCTGAATGCTTTGCGCTTGCAAATCTGGTGTCATCTGCGACAACATAGGCGCAAGGGTTTCACCCACAGATAGCGGCACAATTTGCGTCAATAGGTCAATACAAACCGCTTGTTCCGTCTGAGTTTCAGCTCTGGTCATTGACTCTGATACCGCCCGACGCACTTCGCGAGTATCAACAGTTGACAGGCTCAGCTGCCCACGCTCAACACTCTGGATCAAAAGTTCTAAATAGCCCCTTCGCAACAACCAAATAACTACTACCCAGACAATAGCAACAAGGACAATGACTCCTGCAAACCAATGAGCGGAAATATCCGTACTGATATTATTGCGCCTAAAAATTTCACTGACAACCCAAATTAAAACCCCCGCACCACCTGTTGCCAATGGATCGGCGATGCCTCTGACAAAGGATTGAATCTGGCTACGAAGCGAATCAGGTACAGCCTGAAAGAGTGTAGGCGCGGTCGCCGCTACAATTGTAAACCGAAATAGTTCATCAAAGAATTTCAGAACAACGAAACCTGTTAACACCCCAAAAGGCGCAAACCCAGCGATCGTGCCTGTAATGATGATGCCTATCGGGGGCATTAGTACCGCAAAAAACACACCAATTCGTTCAATAATGCGACTAGAGCCAAAAAGCTGGAGAGCGAGCTTAAAGACTCCCATAATCCCACCAAAAATCCCCAGAAAGCTGCCGATCGCCTCTTCAGTTTTAAGATGAATTTCCAGTTGGGACTGATACTGAAACTCAATCATGAAAAATAAAACTTGGGCAGCAATAAAGAAGCCAAACAAAAGCCAGACATACTTGCGAATATTGCCTTTGAGAGTACGGGTAGAAACTTCGCGATCTTCTTCACTGTTATAGACAGAATTAGGAAAAGCTTGTTTATAACGGGTACTCAGAAAAAACAGTACACAAGAACCGATCGCTAGCATCAAACAAGTGGCTAGGGTCATATTCGCTGCCCCGCCACCCCAAGCCACCAAAAATGGATAGGAAAAACCACCTACTATTTCGGCAACAATAATTCCTGTACTAATCAAGGGAAAAGCGCGCTTAATTTCCCGAATATTAAATAACTGGTTTGCCGCAATATCATTGTTAATATTGCTGAGTACATAAATGCCCTCAACCCATAGGCGAATCCCAAATACAGCCGCCATATATGTAAACGAGCCTTTTTGCATCAACCCCATCCAGGCAAAGGGCAATGGTAATGCAAGCAAGCAAGAAATTCCCAACATCACCCAACGCAAAGGAAATAGCTTTTGCAACCAAGAGTAAAAAACCCCAAAAGCAGTTACGACAAAGGCAGTAGCAATATATACCCAAGTCAGTTTTTCGGCTGTATAGGCTTCGAGAAATAGGGTAGAGCTAGAATACTCAAGCCATACCGCTCCAATCGATGTTGCACCGTAAAATAAAAACATCAAAAACGTGCGTTCAGCTTCGTCTGGACGCAGGTTGACGATTTTTAGAAATCGGCGCATCGAAGAATTAGAGTTAGGAATGACAGGTGCGGTCATCTGGGTGTATTCATGGATGATGGCGATCGTTTGACGATATGGTACTACAAGAACGCAAATCTGCAATGACAGCTATTTCGGCAATTACTTCAATTTCGCAAGGACATCTCAATATTTGGGAAATTTGTCGGCGTAGATATCAATATAGTTTTTTAGAGGAGTTGAGTTTGCCCGAAGCTGATTTGCAGCGCAAAAAAAATTTGCTGTTAGGATCAAATTTTCACTTGCTGATGCAACAAAAGGAGCTAGGGCTGGATGTATCGTCACTAGCAAGTAGTGATCCGAAGTTGCAATCGTGGCTAGCTGCCTTTGAGCATCAGCCACCAGCAATGATTGATGGTGATCGCCTCTGTGAACATCGACGTACATTAGAAATGCCAATCGAAATATCGCTGCATCATAGTGAGAATAGCGATCATGGTCAAGCGTGTTTTGTCTTAACTGCAATTTACGACTTTTTGATTTTGGGCGATCATCAAGCGCAAATACTTGATTGGAAAACCCATCAAGTTGCGATCGCATCTGAAAAATTAAAAACCAATTGGCAAACCCGCCTCTATTTATATTTATTAGCCAAAACTACTAGCTATGTACCTGAGCAATTATCAATGACCTATTGGTTTGCGAATACCGCCGAATCAGTGATTATTGATTACTCACAAGTAGAACACGATCAAACTGAAAAAAAATTACAGCAAATCTTGCAGGCGATCTCTCAAGCTCAAGACTATCCAAAATTAGTGATTGATAGCCCTGATTGTAAATATTGTGAGTTTCGCGATCGCTGCGATCGGGGCGATATGTTGACTAGTGTTATACCTAGCAATATCTTCGATATCCCCGAGGTAACAGTTTAGAAATACTCTTCTGAAGATATTACATAAATCTCTTTAAAACTTCTACAGTCGCTTGTCCAGTTTTCTCCCAGCTAAATAGCTTAGCTCTGGCTAGTCCAAGCTGTGAGAGATGAGATCTCAATCCCGAATCATTAGCGATCGCCTGCATCGCATCCGTAATTTCTTCCACCTTATAAGGATCGATTAAAATCGCTGCATCTCCTGCAACTTCAGGCAAAGACGACAGGTTAGAGGTAATCACTGGTGTCCCACAAGCCATTGCTTCGAGTACGGGCAAACCAAATCCTTCCCATAGCGATGGAAATACTAAGGCGATCGCACCCCTAATAATTTTGGGCAAATCATCATAAGGAACATAATCCAGAAATTTAACGCGATCGACAATACCTAACTCTTGTACTTGTTTTTTTAAAGCTGGTGTGTAGCGCTGATCTGATGGCCCCACTAACCAAAGTTGGTACTCCTGATTTGATGATAAATTTGCGAAGGAGGAAATTAGACGACTAATATTTTTATAAGGGTCATGTCTACCTATATATAGGAAGTATGGATTTAGCGATTCAGAATGTGATGTCTCTTCCATTACTGGTCGAAAATGCTTAGAATCATAAGCTAAAAGAATCGGTGTAATCTTATTAGATGGAATATTGCAAAACTTAACGATATCTCGAGCAGTAGACTGAGAGTTACAAATAATATGCTCTGCTTGATTTAGAACTTGAGGAACATAGTATCGATGGTAAGGAGTAAGGGGAGAAAACCGTTTCGGGAACCTCAGTGGAATAAAATCATGGACCATTACCACACTACGACATTGAGAATACAATGGAGCTTCCGTAATTGGTGAAAATAAAAGCTGCGATTGTAGCAGGTTATAAATTCTCGGTAATTGAAATTGCGTCCAAATCAAGCGCCTAAAATGTCCTTTTGTCCCTTGTGCAGAAGTTAAGTTATTAGGAATTAAATAACTATGAAATTCGGGACAACTCTCAGAACATAGTAGCGTAGGGTTAAGATCTTTTAAGCAAGGAAAAAGACTTTTAGTATAGTT
This genomic interval from Pseudanabaena sp. BC1403 contains the following:
- a CDS encoding glycosyltransferase family 1 protein codes for the protein MSDLQSLHKHKLIVNLSNLLFKSTGISNYTKSLFPCLKDLNPTLLCSESCPEFHSYLIPNNLTSAQGTKGHFRRLIWTQFQLPRIYNLLQSQLLFSPITEAPLYSQCRSVVMVHDFIPLRFPKRFSPLTPYHRYYVPQVLNQAEHIICNSQSTARDIVKFCNIPSNKITPILLAYDSKHFRPVMEETSHSESLNPYFLYIGRHDPYKNISRLISSFANLSSNQEYQLWLVGPSDQRYTPALKKQVQELGIVDRVKFLDYVPYDDLPKIIRGAIALVFPSLWEGFGLPVLEAMACGTPVITSNLSSLPEVAGDAAILIDPYKVEEITDAMQAIANDSGLRSHLSQLGLARAKLFSWEKTGQATVEVLKRFM
- a CDS encoding PD-(D/E)XK nuclease family protein; the protein is MVLQERKSAMTAISAITSISQGHLNIWEICRRRYQYSFLEELSLPEADLQRKKNLLLGSNFHLLMQQKELGLDVSSLASSDPKLQSWLAAFEHQPPAMIDGDRLCEHRRTLEMPIEISLHHSENSDHGQACFVLTAIYDFLILGDHQAQILDWKTHQVAIASEKLKTNWQTRLYLYLLAKTTSYVPEQLSMTYWFANTAESVIIDYSQVEHDQTEKKLQQILQAISQAQDYPKLVIDSPDCKYCEFRDRCDRGDMLTSVIPSNIFDIPEVTV
- a CDS encoding MFS transporter, translating into MQICVLVVPYRQTIAIIHEYTQMTAPVIPNSNSSMRRFLKIVNLRPDEAERTFLMFLFYGATSIGAVWLEYSSSTLFLEAYTAEKLTWVYIATAFVVTAFGVFYSWLQKLFPLRWVMLGISCLLALPLPFAWMGLMQKGSFTYMAAVFGIRLWVEGIYVLSNINNDIAANQLFNIREIKRAFPLISTGIIVAEIVGGFSYPFLVAWGGGAANMTLATCLMLAIGSCVLFFLSTRYKQAFPNSVYNSEEDREVSTRTLKGNIRKYVWLLFGFFIAAQVLFFMIEFQYQSQLEIHLKTEEAIGSFLGIFGGIMGVFKLALQLFGSSRIIERIGVFFAVLMPPIGIIITGTIAGFAPFGVLTGFVVLKFFDELFRFTIVAATAPTLFQAVPDSLRSQIQSFVRGIADPLATGGAGVLIWVVSEIFRRNNISTDISAHWFAGVIVLVAIVWVVVIWLLRRGYLELLIQSVERGQLSLSTVDTREVRRAVSESMTRAETQTEQAVCIDLLTQIVPLSVGETLAPMLSQMTPDLQAQSIQAMLENPEPRYLTYIREVMQSPNASPQVQALCLRYVLLADEKNRDIDGLRKYLGPEQNPIIRGTAVALMMRLGASSQVAEATNTLRHMITSSSQPERVLGCRALAEAAFMQSLRFYVPQLLQDPSIEVRCALLRAIAATRASEYFPSIIRGLHYKATRKASYEALVALGDDAIPSLLELSCSDRSPDNVRMQAWDILGEIGSQASISVLANNLAKSWGKHRRQILRTLIRIPQEHGIEAVLELIGRSGIEKMVIQELGVMTEVWAGVVDMSIDESSSTEAGLLLDSLRNEAINSLERIFLMMKLLYSASAIQAAAFNILSDSKSSLARGMEILDNTVDLSVKQIILSVVDNRSIADKLSILSNLHTYEPLSPSSRLQQLVDIRYCLSDWTLACCFHVGRTEHWRLPADAMLKCLEHPTGFVREAVIAYLQVASPRSLIKVLPHLLNDRDSLVLAQARAISHYFQNNGKNTLNLSDNLHDSQDLDTEIRARMSGKPNRDGES
- a CDS encoding Crp/Fnr family transcriptional regulator, whose amino-acid sequence is MLTSIDRLLLVRGVPIFKELRDDFLVRLASIMNEVSYPPGKIIFLEGQEGRSLYIVVAGQVRVHSKGQELALLEKGSCFGEMSLFDAEPRSASVTAISGCDCLVLTQQQLYEAIDETPDIAVNIIRLLSRRIRSQNIKLNELKAATTTLPAKN